Proteins co-encoded in one Euwallacea similis isolate ESF13 chromosome 34, ESF131.1, whole genome shotgun sequence genomic window:
- the LOC136418320 gene encoding tigger transposable element-derived protein 3-like, protein MAPLKKRFITLKEKIELINIAEKDNLSVRKLAEKFKIGKSQAAEILQKKEKFRKMWQSGDSLGQKLNRLKNVTQKIDKECLDWFSRIRSQNVPISGPLIKAKPKEIACKLKYEQFSAPNGWLDKWRKRHNISFKSISGESADVNP, encoded by the exons ATGGCAcctcttaaaaaaagatttataactttaaaagaaaaaatagaacttaTAAATATTGCTGAAAAGGATAATTTATCTGTACGAAAGTTAGCAGAGAA gtttaaaataggaaaatccCAGGCAgcagaaattttacaaaaaaaagagaaatttcgtaaaatgtGGCAATCTGGTGATAGTTTAGGGCAAAAACTTaatagattaaaaaatgttacacagaaaattgataaagaaTGTCTGGATTGGTTCTCTCGAATAAGAAGCCAGAACGTTCCAATATCAGGACCACTGATAAAAGCTAAACCTAAAGAAATAGCCTGCAAGTTGAAATACGAACAATTCAGTGCTCCTAATGGTTGGCTAGACAAATGGAGAAAAAGGCAcaatataagttttaaatcTATATCTGGCGAATCGGCAGATGTTAACCCCTAA
- the LOC136418321 gene encoding tigger transposable element-derived protein 6-like, producing MTDNADESGLYFRALPDRTLALKSEKCVGNKMSKDRLTILFCVSMAGEKEKLLVIGKAARPRALKNVPIKDLPATWKSNSKAWMTRDIMKEWLLDMDRRMRIQNRKILLFLDNAGSHPRDLNLENIKICFLPPNCTSVYQPLDQGIIKNVKFFYRDLILKHILTKVDAVLSASELAKSIDILEALYFVHRAWNNVSQTTIKNCFAKAGFKKNESSLPASEEEYEQEDFLPLSLLASLIRNCKEVCSTVGPSKYVNIDEAISTEEHCNIDYELSEEREQDMQENDEEEVIITEISSIKSYSEALKVIEDLKIFAQDDFVAFQKLKSVESHFQSCLLKEKQKIMKQSKILDFFNS from the coding sequence ATGACAGACAACGCAGATGAAAGCGGTTTATATTTCCGAGCATTACCAGACAGAACATTGGCacttaaatctgaaaaatgtgTCGGTAACAAGATGTCAAAAGACAGGCTCACTATTTTATTCTGTGTTAGTATGGCtggagaaaaagaaaagttattgGTTATTGGAAAAGCTGCCCGTCCACGCGcacttaaaaatgttcctatcAAAGATTTGCCAGCTACATGGAAGTCAAATTCCAAAGCATGGATGACCCGTGATATAATGAAGGAATGGCTTTTAGATATGGACAGAAGAATGAGGATCCAgaatagaaaaatacttttatttttggataatGCCGGTTCACATCCTCGGGACcttaatttagaaaacataaaaatatgttttttaccCCCCAATTGTACATCGGTGTATCAGCCTTTAGACCAaggcataattaaaaatgttaaattcttttatcgagacttaattttaaaacatattttaactAAAGTAGATGCTGTTTTATCTGCTTCAGAATTAGCTAAATCTATAGATATTCTGGAAGCTTTGTATTTTGTACATAGGGCTTGGAATAATGTGTCCCAAACCACtatcaaaaactgttttgctAAAGCtggatttaagaaaaatgaaagttcTTTGCCTGCCTCTGAAGAAGAATATGAACAAGAAGACTTCCTGCCTTTGTCACTTTTGGCGAGTCTCATAAGAAACTGCAAAGAAGTCTGTAGCACTGTGGGACCGTCAAAATACGTAAACATAGACGAAGCAATTTCTACAGAAGAACATTGCAACATTGATTACGAACTTTCAGAAGAGCGTGAGCAAGATATGCAAGAAAATGATGAGGAAGAAGTTATAATCactgaaatttcttcaataaaatctTATAGTGAAGCCCTGAAAGTGATTGaagacttaaaaatatttgcacaaGACGATTTTGTggcatttcaaaaacttaaaagtgTAGAATCCCATTTTCAAAGTTGTTTACtcaaggaaaaacaaaaaataatgaaacaatcaaagattttagatttttttaactcttaa